TCGTGCTGAACTCGCCGCCCTGCGGGTAGTAGTGCACGGTGAAGATATCCAACAGCCGGCGGCCCGTGGCCTGCTCGTGCTGGCGCAGCTCCCCGAGCCACCACGGCAGATAGTCCACGTTTCCGTGCGCTTCACGATCGGGGAACTCGGTGTATTCCTCCCGCTCATTGGCATACTGCTGGTCATAACCGCTGTAGAAGTAGCCGCTCCAGCCCCACTCCTCGGGACCCATCACGAGGGCATTGGGCTCCACGCTCTTGACCATGGAGGCGTAGGCGATGTGCTTGTCACGCACCTCCTCGAGGGTCGCGCCGACGGGGTGCACGTCGCGGTGATTGGAATACCAGAGGCTGGGCTCGTTATCCATGGCGAAGAGGCGGATGCCCCCCTGGGCCGCCGTTCCCCACTGCTCGCGGAGGTGTTGGATCCACCCGGCCTGGAAGTCCGGATCCACGGGCGTGTTGGCGTCGTTGGGATCATTGACCACGAACTCGCCATCCAACAGCCGGATGCCATTGCCGGCATCGGGGAACCACACGGTGTCGCTCGCCGTCTGCGGGCCGTACTTCAAGATGGAGAAGCTGGCCAGCCGCGAGCGATTGGGACCCAGACGCGCCGCCCAGCCCACCGTGGGGATGGTGACGGCCGGTTGCGCTCCCGCCGCCCGGGTGCTGGCGATGAACTCATCCACCTCGCCCCCCGGCTCCGCGCTGTCGTGGGCCAGACTCTCGAAATACCAGTCCCGGCCCCGGTTGGAGGCGTTCTGCTCCCAGTTGTAACGGGAGGCGGCGTTGCCTCCGTTACGATTGAGTGGAGAATTGAGCTCGCTCAGTTGCGCCTGGGTGGCATGGGCCACACCATAGATGGAGGGACTGATTCCTCGCCGATTGGCGCCCGCGTCGATGGCGATGGTCGTCTGGGCAGAACCGGGAAGGGAGATGAGGACCATCCATCCCGCGAGCCATGGCGTGGAAGGCCTCGCCCCCCGGAGCGTACGGGACAATCCCATCCACACGACATGGCACCACTGCTGCGCATTCATGGGCACTCCTCTGCCGTGAACGCTTCCATGTGCATGGAGCGCCCGGCGGGTCAGACGTCGGCCTCGGGGACTGGAAACCCAGCTTCACCCGGTTCGGCATTCTTTACGGAGTCAAATGTACAACGTGGATTGCGGTTTGTCCGCAACGCATCAGACGCCAACGCGAGAAACTTATTTTCGGGGGCTGTGTTCTGCTAACAACCAGTCTGTCTGAAATCGTGCAGCGTGAATGTTCTCTCCGCGAGGCCGGCCGCGAGCGGAGTTCCAGCTTCTGTTTTCTCACTTTCATATAGTCCACGCCAGAGGGCAGAGATTGCGCTGCCTGTTCCTCTCATCCAATCGTCGACGTATTTCCGGCACTGGCGGCTCGGATTGCAGCACGATCGTATTTTTAATGACAATGCTCTCCTTCTCCGGTTCCTCGTGGGATGACGGGGACCTGGGTAGGATCATGTGCCCCCCGCACCCCTGATGTGTTGTCCGGGTGACGGGTCATTCCCAACCGGAGGTGGGTTGGCGTGGCCCCAGGGGGGAGGGGCAAGGGCCTGTCTGGGATTGAGGGCTCGAGCCCTCGCGCGGAGGGAGGGCCCTGGGCGGGCGGGTGTTTGTGATACACCGGCGACACGGTGGATGAGGAGGAAGGAATGCAAGGCATTTGGAGGGTGGTGTGGCTGTCGTTCCTGCTGGGGGCATGCTCGGAGAAGCCCGCGGCGCCCGCCGCGCCGGACAAGAGCGCGGCGGCGCTGGCGGCCCAGGACGCGGCCTGCCCGGGCGGGACGGTGAAGGGGTGTGTGGACGCGGCCGCCGAGGCCGAGCGCAAGGGCGAGGTGGCTCGCGCCGTCGAGCTGTACACGCGCGGCTGCGAGGCGGGCGTGGCCCGGGTGTGCAATGTGTTGGGGACGCTCGTCTGGCAGGGGCGCGGCGTGAGCGCGGATCCCGCGCGTGCCTATTCACTCTACATGCGGGCGTGTGAGGGGGGCGACGCGGCGGGCTGCTTCAGCGCCGCCATCTGCCACCGCACGGGCGCGTGCGCCGAGAAGAACGACGCCGAGGCCACGAAGCTGTTGCGGCGCGCCTGTGATGGGGGGGACTCCCGCGCCTGCGCCAATCTGGGCGGACGCTGAGGCGCGGGGGGGAGGCGCGCGCTTCCACTCACGGGGGGGTCGGGGCCTGCCGGGCCTCCTCCTCGGTGCGCGCCTTGATCAACGCGTCCCGCTCGCGCCGGTTGCTCACCTCGGTCTCGGACACCGCGACGAGGGCCTTCAGTCCCTGGTCGAGCTCCTCGCCCCGCAGCGCCTCCAGGTCGGTGATCAGGGCGCGGGCCCTGTCCAGCCACGACAACTGCCCCTCCTGGCTCCAGCGCAGCAGCACGCCCCCGTCGGTGGGGTGGAAGGTGAAGTCGAGCGTGCTCGTGGAGGGCCGGGGCGCGAGGCGCTCGAAGCGCACGCGGATGAACTCGTAGGGCCGGCTCTCCAGCACGGTGATGCGCCCCTTGCCCGCCCGTGCGTTGCCCGCCCAGGTGTAGACGGCCTCGGGGCCCGCGATGGGCCCGTCGAAGTGGCGCTTCATGCCCGGCTCGAGCGCGTCCCAGGGGGACCACAGTCGCCAGCGGTGCAGATCATTCACCAGGGCGAAGGGAATCTCGGCGGGCGCGGCGAGGGGCCTGGCGCGTTCGGTCCGGTAGGCCGAGGGTCGAGAGGCCACCAGGGAGGCGAAGCCCACCACCGCGACTGCCAGTGCGAGAGAAATCCGCTTGAGCATCCTGTCTCCTGTCCTCCGGATGGCGACCCAGGGGGGATGCGACTGTACACCACCCCTGTTCCAGGCTCTTTTGGGAGAACACCCGAGCCCCATCCGAGTCGCCGCCCATCATGTTCGCCGGTCCGAGTGAAATGCACGCGCGCATCCGCGCGCACGACTGGTCCGCCAGCAGTCTGGGGCCGATGGACACCTGGCCCGAGAGCCTGAAGGCCCTGGTGCGCACGATGCTCTCGTCGCGCTACCCCATGATCCTCACGTGGGGGCCGTCCTTCCTCCAGTTCTACAACGATGCCTACTCGAAGCTGATCGGCGACAAGCACCCGGCGGCGCTGGGGCTCGACATCCGCGTCACCATGGCCGAGGCGTGGGACACGCTCGGGCCGATGATCCACCAGGTGATGGCCACCGGCGTGGCGAACTGGACGCCCGCCCTGATGCTCCTGCTGGAGCGCTCGGGCTACCGCGAGGAGTCCTATTTCAGCGTCTCGCATTCCCCCGCCGAGGATGACACGGGGCGAATCGTCGGCATGTTCGCCGTCTGCAGCGAGGTGACCCAGCAGCTCCTCGGGGAGCGGCGGCTGCGGCTCTTGAGGGATCTGGCCTCCCGGGCGGCGGTGACCCGGAGCGTCGCGAAGACCTGTGAGGAGGTCGTCACCGCCATCGCCGAGCACCCCCTGGATGTGCCCTTCGCGCTGCTGTACCTGCGCGACCCGGACGGCAAGGGGTTCACCCGCCACGGGGTCATCGGGCTGGAGGAGAACGCGGCGGCGTGTCCGCTCCGGGTGGAGGGCGGAGACGACGAGCCCGTGTGGCCCCTGGCCCGCGCGGCCGAGGGCGAGACGGTGCTCGTCGAGGATGTCGAGCGCCGTGTCACGCTGACGGGGGGCCCGTTCGAGGATCCGGTCCGCACGGCGGTGGTGATGCCGGTGGCCGCCGCGGGCCAGAGTGCTCCACTCGGCGTGCTCGTGACGGGGCTCAGCCCCAACCGGGCGCTCGACGAGGGCTACCGCTCCTTCCTCGAGCTGCTGGTGGGCCAGGTGTCGGTGGCCCTGCGCAATGCCCACGCCCACGAGGAGGAGCGTCGGCGCGCGGAGGCCCTGGCGGAGCTGGATCGCGCCAAGACGGTCTTCTTCAGCAACATCAGCCATGAGTTCCGCACGCCCCTGACGTTGATGCTGGGGCCCACGCAGGATCTGCTCGCCGGGCGCGCGGGCCCGCTGTCCGGGGCGGTCCGCACCGAGCTGGAGGTGCTCCACCGCAACGCGGGGCGGCTGCTGCGGCTCGTCAACACGCTGCTGGACTTCTCCCGGCTGGAGGCGGGGCGGATGGAGGCCAGCTTCGCTCCCGCCGACTTCTCCACGCTGTGCGCGGACCTCGCGGGCACCTTCCGCTCGGCGGTGGAGCGCGCGGGGCTCCAGCTCCTCGTGAACTGCCCGCCGCTGTCCCAGCCCGTCTACCTGGATGGCGAGCTCTGGGAGAAGGTCGTCCTCAACCTCGTCTCCAACGCCTTCAAGTTCACCCACGAGGGGAGCATCTCGGTCCGCACCTTCGAGCGGGACGGGTGCGCCGTGCTCGAGGTGCGCGACACGGGAACGGGCATCCCCGCCGTGGAGCTGCCGCGCCTCTTCGAGCGCTTCCACCGGGTGAAGGACGCGCATGCCCGGACGCATGAGGGCTCGGGCATCGGACTCGCGCTGGTGCATGAGCTGGTACGGCTCCATGGCGGGCAGGTGGAGGTGGACAGCACCGAGGGACAGGGGACGACGTTCACCGTCGAGGTGCCCCTGGGCTTCGCGCACCTGCCGGAGGAGCGGGTGCGCGCCACGCGGGTGCTGCCCTCCACCGCGACCGGTGCCGCCCCCTACGTCGAGGAGTCCCTGCGCTGGTCCGTCCAGGAGCCCGTCGAGGTGCCGCCCGTCGTGCCGGAGCCGAACCGGCCTCGCGCGCGCGTGCTCCTCGCGGACGACAACGCGGACGTGCGCGACTACATCCACCGGGTGCTGTCCGCCGGGTTCGAGGTGCAGGCGGTGCCGGATGGACAGGTGGCCCTGGAAGTGGCCCTGGCCCACCCGCCCGAGCTCGTCATCTCGGACGTGATGATGCCCCGGTTGGATGGCGTGGGGCTGTTGCGCGCCCTGCGTGCCGCTCCCCATACCAGGGACCTGCCCATCCTCCTGCTGTCGGCCCGCGCCGGGGAGGAAGCCACGCTCGAGGGACTCGAGTCCGGAGCGGATGACTACCTCGTCAAGCCCTTCTCCGCCCGGGAGTTGCTCACCCGGGTGCGTGCCCATCTCGAGCGGGCGCGCATGCGCCGGGAGGTGGCCCGGGAACGGGCCCAGGTGGAGCACCTCCTGGAGGCCGTGCGGGCCCGGGACGACTTCCTGTCCGTGGCCTCCCATGAGCTGAAGACACCGCTCACCATCTTCCAGCTCCAGCTCGGCGCCATCGAGCGGAGCCTGAACGCGTCCTCCCAGCCCGGTATTGGCGAGCGGTTGGACACGGCGCGTCGCTCCGCGCGTCGGCTGGCCGGCCTCATCGAGACGTTGCTGGACGTGTCTCAGCTCACCACGGGCCGCATGCAGCTGTCGCGGATTCAGGTGGACCTGGCGGAGCTCGCGCGCGGCGTGGTGCTCGCCCACCAGGGCGAGGCCCGGCGGCAGGGCTGCTCGGTGCGGCTCCAGCTCGAGGGCTCCCTGGAGGGCTTCTTCGATCGGGAGCGCATGGAGCAGGTGTTCCACCACCTGCTATCCAATGCCTTGAAGTTCGGCGTGGGCCACCCCGTGGACGTCACCCTGCGCGAGGACGGGGGTGGGGTGACGCTCTCGATCGTGGACCATGGCATCGGCATCCCGGTGGCCGACCGACAGCGCGTCTTCGAGCGGTTCGAGCGGGCCGTGCCAGCGCGCAACTACGGCGGCCTCGGGCTGGGCCTCTGGGTCATCCGCCAGGTGGTCGAGGCCCACCATGGGCACATCCGCATCGAGGAGACGCCAGGTGGGGGCGCGACGTTCCTCGTCCACGTGCCACGCCCTGGTCCGCTCGTGCCCCCCGGCCCGTCCGTGCCCGAGGTGCCCGGAGGCAAGGGCCGCGACGTGATGAACTGAGCCCCCGCCGGGTCCGCCGCCCTCAGCACTCGATGATGTTCACGGCGAGCCCGCCGCGCGCGGTCTCCTTGTACTTGGTCATCATGTCCGCGCCCGTCTGGCGCATCGTCGTGATGACCTTGTCGAGGGAGACCTTGTGCTTGCCATCTCCCTGGAGCGCCAGCCGCGCGGCGTTGATGGCCTTGATGGAGCCCATGGCGTTGCGCTCGATGCAGGGCACCTGGACGAGCCCGCCGATGGGATCGCACGTGAGGCCCAGGTTGTGCTCCATGCCGATCTCCGCCGCGTTCTCCACCTGCTCGGGCGTGCCGCCCATCACCTCGGCGAGCGCCGCGGCCGCCATGGAGCACGCCACGCCGACCTCGCCCTGGCAGCCCACCTCGGCGCCGGAGATGGAGGCGTTGAGCTTGTAGAGCATGCCGATGGCTCCCGCGGTGAGCAGGAAGCGGACGGCCCCCTCGTCGTCCGCGTTCGGCACGAAGCGCCGGTAGTAGTGGAGCACCGCCGGCACGATGCCCGCCGCGCCATTGGTGGGCGCCGTCACCACGCGCCCTCCCGCCGCGTTCTCCTCGTTCACCGCGAGCGCGTAGAGGTTCACCCAGTCCATGGCCATGAGCGGATCCGCGCCGCGCATGTCCCCCTTGAGCTTGCGGTAGATGGCCGCCGCGCGGCGCTTCACCTTGAGCCCGCCCGGCAGCAGACCCTCGCGCTCGCAGCCGCGCTTGACGCACGCCTGCATGACCTCCCAGATGCGCAACAGGCCCGCGCGCACCTGGGCCTCGGAGCGCAGCGCCTTCTCGTTCTCCAGCATCAACGTGCTGATGCTCAGCCCATGCTGCTGGCAGAGCGCGAGCAGCTCCGCGCCCGTCTTGAAGGGGTAGGGCAGGCGCGCCTCGCGCACGCCCCCCGAGGGGGCAGCGGTGCCGTCGTCATTCACGACGAAGCCCCCGCCCACCGAATAGTAGGAGCGGGTGATGGACTCGCCGCGCCGGGTGAGTCCCGCGGTGAAGCGCATGCCATTGGGGTGGCGCGGCAGCGACTGCCGCTTGTGGAAGACGATGTCCTCGGAGGGCTTGAACTTCACCGGCTGCTGGCCGAGCAGCTTGAGCCGCGCGCTCTCCACCACGCCGGAGATGCGAGCGGGGACGGCGTCGCAGTCGACCTCCTCGGGGCGCTCGCCCTCCAGCCCGAGGATGACCGCGACGTCACTGCCGTGACCCTTGCCGGTGTGCCCCAGCGAGCCGAAGAGCTCCACCTTCACGGAGTCGACTCCGTCCAGGCCTCCGGCCTCCCTCGCGATGGTCTCCACGAACTGACGTGCCGCACGCATCGGTCCCACCGTGTGGGAACTCGAGGGGCCAATACCAATGCTGAACATGTCGAACACACTGAGTGACAAGGAACGCCTCCCGCCAAAGGCTGGCGAACCTATAACCCAAGCGGCCGGGGCCTGCTGCCCGGGGCTGTTCGACGCATGACGACGCACCGTGTCTGACGGAGCGCGTCACCTCGCCACGAAGTCATTCGCGAATGAAACACCTGGAGTTCCCCGCGACGGAGAACCCCAGGCGAGCGGCCGCTGAATCGAGTGACTCAGTGCCCCGAGGCCTGCGAGCCCATCATCTCCTCGGGGAGGATGGGTTCATGGATGGGCAACTGCCAGCGCTGGCCGTTGGACGGAGCGCTCTTCACCCCGCTGCCCCGCCGGGTCAGTGGGCGCACACCCCGGACCACGAGGGACACCAGCCCCAGGGTGATGGCTCCCGACACGGCATCCCGGAGGAGGCGCGGACGCAACCCGCGCAATCCCCAGAAGCTCACGGGGAGGACATAGGTGGGAATGGCAATCAGGCCCGCCAGCGAGAGCATGCGGCGGTGCCTGGGCGACAGGTTCGAGAAGGCGGAGAGATCCATGGTTCCCCACAACGTGGGCCGGGGAGGGGCTCCTGGGAAGGGGGCTCCCGGTCAGGATCCGGGTGTTCCAGGGAACGCACCTCCACCCGGTGGACGAGGGGTTGCCCGCCCGCCTGGGTGGGCGCGTCCACGAGGAGAGCCATCCAGAAAACGGATGGCTCATCGCGCCTTTCGTCTGGTGGGCTGATGGTTCGGGGCGCACCTTGCCGCCCATGGACACGCCCCTGGATGCCCCTCGCCGCACCGCCGCGCATGTGTTGATTCCCCTCGGGGCCGCGCTCAGCGTCCTGCCCTTCATGTCCGCGGGCATCGCGCTGATCGCGGGGCTCGGGGTGGCCCTGTTGCTGGGCAACCCCCACGTGGACTTCACCCGCAGGGTGACCCACCCCCTGCTGTCGCTCGCGGTGGTGGGGCTGGGCGCCGGCATGGATCTGCGCGAGGTGCTGGCGGTGGGTGCACGGGGCGCGCTCTCCACCGTGGTGAGCATCGGGGTGTGTCTGCTGCTGGGCACGTGGCTGGCGCGTGCGTTGGGTGTTCAGCGCGAGACGGGGCTGCTCATCAGCATCGGCACGGCCATCTGCGGGGGCAGCGCCATCGCCGCCGTGGTGCCCGTGCTCCGGCCCCGGGAGCAGGAGGTCTCCGTGGCGCTCGGGACGGTGTTCCTGCTCAACGCCGTGGCGCTCTTCGTCTTTCCTCCGCTGGGGCACGCCGTGGGGCTCGACGCCCATCAGTTCGGCCTGTGGAGCGCGCTGGCCATCCACGACACGAGCTCCGTGGTGGGCGCGGCCCTTCGCTATGCTCCCGAGGCCCTGGACGTGGCCGCGCCGGTGAAGCTGGCCCGGGCGCTGTGGATCGTCCCGCTCACCCTGGCGCTGGGCGCGTGGCGCAACCGCCGGGATGGCACGGCGGCCCGGGGACAGGCGCGCAAGCCCTGGTTCATCCTCGGCTTCCTCGCCATGGCGGCGCTCGTCACCTGGGTTCCCGCCCTGCGTCCCGCGGGGCACGTGCTGGCCGACATGTCCCGGCGGGCCCTCGTGCTGACGCTGTTCCTCATTGGCACCAACCTCACCCGGAGCGCCGTCCAGGCCGTGGGCGTGCGGCCCCTCGCCCAGGGCGTCCTCTTGTGGGTGTGCATGGCCAGTGCGAGCCTCGGCGCCCTCGTGCTGCACCTCATCGGGTGAGGCCGCTTCAAGGAGCGTTCAGGATCGGGGGCACGGCGCGGGCATGGCGCAGGAACCGCCCGGCGACCCCCGAGGGTGCATCCACCGGCAGCACCCACGAGAACGCCCGCTTCACCCGCAGGTCGGGGATCGGCAAGGTCCTCAGCCGGCCCGAGGCCAGCTCGTCCTGGATGCTCCAGCGCGAGAGGAAGCCCACGCCCAGGCCCGCCGCCACCGCGCCCTTGATGGCCTCGGTGCTGCCCAGTTGGAGATCCCCCGGCTGGGGCCCCCGGCGCACACCGGCCTGGCGCAGGGCCCGCTCCAGCACGGCGCGGGTGCCCGAGCCGGACTCGCGCCAGAGCAGGGGAACGTCATGGAGCTCCTTCCCGGTGCGCACGCGCATGAGCTCCGCGGGGGCCCGGGCGGAGACCACGGGGATGAGCTCGTCGTCCAGATAGTGCTCCAGGCGGATGCGGGCCGCGCGGGCATGTCCTTCCACCAGCCCCAGCGGCACCCGCTCCTCGCCCACCCAGGCCAGCACCTGCTCGGTGTTGCCCACCTCCAGCCGCACCTGCACGCCCCGGTGGACACGCAGGAACGAGGCCAGCAAGTCCGGCACCACGTAGCTGGCCAGGGTGGTGCTCGCCGCCAGCGCCAGTTCCCCCCCCACTTCCTCCTCGTCCGCCACCGCCGTCGCGGCTTCCTCCAGCAGGTGGTGCAGCCGCTGGGCGTACTCGAGCAACACCCGGCCCGCCTCGTTGGGCCGCACGCCCCGCGCGGTGCGCACCAGCAGGGGCCGGCCACACTCGCGCTCGAGCTGACGCACCTGCGCGGTGACGGCCGGCTGCGACAGGTGCAGCAGCCGCGAGGCCGCGGACACCTGCCCCATCGTGGCCACTACCCGGAAGGTCTCGAGCCGGCGGGGATCCAGACGCGTGAACAGCGGAGCCTCCCGTCCTAGCGGCCGTAGCCGCCGCTGCGCACGTCGACGAGCCGGCCATTCTCGAACACCGCCACCTGCATCAGGCGCGAGGGGCCGAAGTTGTACGTCCACTCCTCGATCGTCTTCTGCACGGTGTGTTGCTGGGTCGTGCCGCCCTGCTCGTTCCGGGTGCTCGTCTTCTCGCCCACGGTCTCCGTGTGGCTCTCCTTGGCCATCGGTTCTCCGCACCGCATCAGGACATCCGACTTGGAAGCCCCATCCGAGGCCAGTTGGTTGCCGCAGCGCAGCGTGGCCGCTTCTCCCCGGACAGGGAGCAGCACACAGGTGGAGACAGCCAGGGTCATCAAGAGGGCGCGCATGGAATGGACTCCGAGGAAAATCGTTCCCGAGGATGCGCCGGACGCCTCCGGGTGAAAAGATATTCATCATCCGCGAAGCCCCGGGAGGTCCATCCATGACGGCACGGAGCGAGGGCTTGAGGCTGATGGTGTACGACCGCACCTGCGCGGGGCGGTGGGGTCTGCCCGGGCTCACCGCCTCGTGGCGCGCGGGCAGCGTGCTGTACCGCGCCCTGGGCCGGCTCGATGACTGGCGCGGCGTCGCGAGCTGGCCCGAGGCCCTGGACTGGCTGCTCGCTCGCTCGGTGGAGCGGCGCATCGCGGAGATCCAGTACTGGGGCCATGGCACCTGGGGACGAGCCCTCGTCGATCGTGAGTCGCTGGATGTCCAGGCGCTCGCGCCGCGTCATCCGTGGCGGGCGCGGCTGGAATCGCTGCGCGAGCGGCTCGTGCCGGGGAGCGAGGCGCTCTGGTGGTTCCGCACCTGTGAGACGTTCGGCACGGCTCGGGGCCATGCCTTCGCGAAGGCGTGGACGCGCTTCTTCGGCTGCCGCGCCGCGGGACACACCTACGTCATCGGCCCCTGGCAGAGCGGCCTGCACTCCCTGGCTCCCGGCGAGGAGCCCTCGTGGCCCGTGAAGGAGGGGCTGCCCCCGGGAGCGGAAGCGAGTGCACGCACCGCGCGCAAGTCGGGCCCTCGTGAACCCAACACCATCACCTGTCTGCACGGCCAGGTTCCGCCGGGCTTCTGACAGGGTGGGGCGCGGGTCCTTGCCTGGGAGGGGCCCGCTCTGCGACGGTGCTTCGTCATGAGCACACGACCATTTCGTATCCTGGGCCTCCAGCAGGTGGCCATCGGTGGGGCCGACAAGGCGCCCCTGCGCAAGCTCTGGGTGGACCTGTTGGGGCTCGCGCCCCATGGCACCTACCGCAGCGAGCGCGAGAACGTGGATGAGGACATCGTCGTCGCGGG
Above is a window of Cystobacter fuscus DNA encoding:
- a CDS encoding tetratricopeptide repeat protein, which encodes MQGIWRVVWLSFLLGACSEKPAAPAAPDKSAAALAAQDAACPGGTVKGCVDAAAEAERKGEVARAVELYTRGCEAGVARVCNVLGTLVWQGRGVSADPARAYSLYMRACEGGDAAGCFSAAICHRTGACAEKNDAEATKLLRRACDGGDSRACANLGGR
- a CDS encoding SRPBCC family protein, whose translation is MLKRISLALAVAVVGFASLVASRPSAYRTERARPLAAPAEIPFALVNDLHRWRLWSPWDALEPGMKRHFDGPIAGPEAVYTWAGNARAGKGRITVLESRPYEFIRVRFERLAPRPSTSTLDFTFHPTDGGVLLRWSQEGQLSWLDRARALITDLEALRGEELDQGLKALVAVSETEVSNRRERDALIKARTEEEARQAPTPP
- a CDS encoding ATP-binding protein; translated protein: MFAGPSEMHARIRAHDWSASSLGPMDTWPESLKALVRTMLSSRYPMILTWGPSFLQFYNDAYSKLIGDKHPAALGLDIRVTMAEAWDTLGPMIHQVMATGVANWTPALMLLLERSGYREESYFSVSHSPAEDDTGRIVGMFAVCSEVTQQLLGERRLRLLRDLASRAAVTRSVAKTCEEVVTAIAEHPLDVPFALLYLRDPDGKGFTRHGVIGLEENAAACPLRVEGGDDEPVWPLARAAEGETVLVEDVERRVTLTGGPFEDPVRTAVVMPVAAAGQSAPLGVLVTGLSPNRALDEGYRSFLELLVGQVSVALRNAHAHEEERRRAEALAELDRAKTVFFSNISHEFRTPLTLMLGPTQDLLAGRAGPLSGAVRTELEVLHRNAGRLLRLVNTLLDFSRLEAGRMEASFAPADFSTLCADLAGTFRSAVERAGLQLLVNCPPLSQPVYLDGELWEKVVLNLVSNAFKFTHEGSISVRTFERDGCAVLEVRDTGTGIPAVELPRLFERFHRVKDAHARTHEGSGIGLALVHELVRLHGGQVEVDSTEGQGTTFTVEVPLGFAHLPEERVRATRVLPSTATGAAPYVEESLRWSVQEPVEVPPVVPEPNRPRARVLLADDNADVRDYIHRVLSAGFEVQAVPDGQVALEVALAHPPELVISDVMMPRLDGVGLLRALRAAPHTRDLPILLLSARAGEEATLEGLESGADDYLVKPFSARELLTRVRAHLERARMRREVARERAQVEHLLEAVRARDDFLSVASHELKTPLTIFQLQLGAIERSLNASSQPGIGERLDTARRSARRLAGLIETLLDVSQLTTGRMQLSRIQVDLAELARGVVLAHQGEARRQGCSVRLQLEGSLEGFFDRERMEQVFHHLLSNALKFGVGHPVDVTLREDGGGVTLSIVDHGIGIPVADRQRVFERFERAVPARNYGGLGLGLWVIRQVVEAHHGHIRIEETPGGGATFLVHVPRPGPLVPPGPSVPEVPGGKGRDVMN
- a CDS encoding L-serine ammonia-lyase; this translates as MSLSVFDMFSIGIGPSSSHTVGPMRAARQFVETIAREAGGLDGVDSVKVELFGSLGHTGKGHGSDVAVILGLEGERPEEVDCDAVPARISGVVESARLKLLGQQPVKFKPSEDIVFHKRQSLPRHPNGMRFTAGLTRRGESITRSYYSVGGGFVVNDDGTAAPSGGVREARLPYPFKTGAELLALCQQHGLSISTLMLENEKALRSEAQVRAGLLRIWEVMQACVKRGCEREGLLPGGLKVKRRAAAIYRKLKGDMRGADPLMAMDWVNLYALAVNEENAAGGRVVTAPTNGAAGIVPAVLHYYRRFVPNADDEGAVRFLLTAGAIGMLYKLNASISGAEVGCQGEVGVACSMAAAALAEVMGGTPEQVENAAEIGMEHNLGLTCDPIGGLVQVPCIERNAMGSIKAINAARLALQGDGKHKVSLDKVITTMRQTGADMMTKYKETARGGLAVNIIEC
- a CDS encoding YeiH family protein, with protein sequence MFQGTHLHPVDEGLPARLGGRVHEESHPENGWLIAPFVWWADGSGRTLPPMDTPLDAPRRTAAHVLIPLGAALSVLPFMSAGIALIAGLGVALLLGNPHVDFTRRVTHPLLSLAVVGLGAGMDLREVLAVGARGALSTVVSIGVCLLLGTWLARALGVQRETGLLISIGTAICGGSAIAAVVPVLRPREQEVSVALGTVFLLNAVALFVFPPLGHAVGLDAHQFGLWSALAIHDTSSVVGAALRYAPEALDVAAPVKLARALWIVPLTLALGAWRNRRDGTAARGQARKPWFILGFLAMAALVTWVPALRPAGHVLADMSRRALVLTLFLIGTNLTRSAVQAVGVRPLAQGVLLWVCMASASLGALVLHLIG
- a CDS encoding LysR family transcriptional regulator, which encodes MFTRLDPRRLETFRVVATMGQVSAASRLLHLSQPAVTAQVRQLERECGRPLLVRTARGVRPNEAGRVLLEYAQRLHHLLEEAATAVADEEEVGGELALAASTTLASYVVPDLLASFLRVHRGVQVRLEVGNTEQVLAWVGEERVPLGLVEGHARAARIRLEHYLDDELIPVVSARAPAELMRVRTGKELHDVPLLWRESGSGTRAVLERALRQAGVRRGPQPGDLQLGSTEAIKGAVAAGLGVGFLSRWSIQDELASGRLRTLPIPDLRVKRAFSWVLPVDAPSGVAGRFLRHARAVPPILNAP
- a CDS encoding DUF2845 domain-containing protein, producing the protein MRALLMTLAVSTCVLLPVRGEAATLRCGNQLASDGASKSDVLMRCGEPMAKESHTETVGEKTSTRNEQGGTTQQHTVQKTIEEWTYNFGPSRLMQVAVFENGRLVDVRSGGYGR